One stretch of Leptospira hartskeerlii DNA includes these proteins:
- a CDS encoding biotin--[acetyl-CoA-carboxylase] ligase yields MSFQLLDPEKGIFLSEAGSTNTILKGKEFPPGSWILADFQSSGRGRKGKTWSILGDEPFIFSGKFSSDSNLSSPGLFSLYVGVAVAKAILSVYPSTSKKDLRIKWPNDIYLNGKKVCGILIETEKEGEVWDWILGIGANLYGTEIPDYLIDAGFITSDQNEKGRRARFLETLLPLLNDAVLAISDGEKRIEFINEKLLWKGETIAWTESGEQKTATLLGVNEEGKLLARTSVGNMVEFIDSPEDFRSLE; encoded by the coding sequence ATGTCGTTTCAATTATTGGATCCCGAAAAAGGAATATTTCTCTCAGAAGCAGGTTCCACGAATACCATCTTAAAAGGTAAGGAATTCCCACCAGGGTCCTGGATCCTAGCGGATTTTCAATCTTCTGGAAGGGGAAGAAAGGGAAAAACCTGGAGTATATTGGGAGACGAGCCTTTTATCTTCTCAGGTAAATTCTCCTCCGATTCTAATCTATCTTCTCCCGGGCTATTCTCCTTATATGTGGGAGTCGCGGTAGCAAAGGCAATTTTATCCGTATATCCTTCTACCAGTAAAAAAGATCTTAGGATCAAATGGCCGAATGATATCTATTTAAATGGAAAAAAAGTCTGCGGTATTTTAATTGAAACGGAAAAAGAAGGAGAAGTTTGGGATTGGATCTTAGGGATCGGAGCCAATCTTTATGGCACTGAAATTCCGGATTATCTGATCGACGCCGGATTTATCACAAGCGATCAAAATGAAAAAGGAAGAAGGGCCCGTTTTTTAGAAACCTTACTTCCTCTTCTGAACGATGCAGTATTAGCAATTTCAGATGGAGAAAAAAGAATAGAATTCATAAACGAGAAGCTTCTCTGGAAAGGAGAAACCATAGCCTGGACGGAAAGCGGAGAACAAAAAACCGCAACGCTTCTGGGAGTAAATGAAGAAGGAAAATTATTAGCCCGGACCTCGGTCGGAAACATGGTCGAATTCATTGACAGCCCCGAGGATTTTAGGTCCTTGGAGTAG